The segment GATTGACCGTGGGAACTACCAGCATTGGGCTGTGTACATTGGAGATGGCTTTGTGGTTCACTTGGCACCTCcctgtaaaaataaaataataattgcaTATCTTTTTTGGGCACTCAAATATAGACCAGTACTTTACACAGTACCTGACTAAACTACTAAGTAGACAATTGGATTCTAAGTGATttttacccctcctctctctccatcctcggtCCCCCGGTCATAtccctatttctctcttctgctccccaTGAAGCTGAAGGCCAGGGGGCGGGGTCTAGCAGCATGATGTCAGTGATGCACGACAAGGCCAAGGTGAAGAAAGAGGAGCTCTGGGATGTGGTGGGGACCGACAAGTGGTGCATCAAAAATAGCCTGGATGAGAAGTGTGACCCCAGGCCCGTCCACCTGATCCTGAAAGAGGCAAAGGAAATGGTGGGAGCAGAACTTCCCTTCTGTgtctttaggggaaactgcgaGCACTTTGCAACAGAGCTGAGATACGGGAAGGCAGAGTCTCGCCAGGTAGGTGTGCTTTACATGTACATTAAAGGGTTCTCTTATAAACTTAGATCGTTCTAGTTTTGAAGGTAAGGCTTAGGTCAGGAAAAGTTTGTTATCACAGACAGTACTGATCCAGGTCCACTATATTAATATTGTCTTTGAACTTGTAATATGTAGTCATAACTTTTGCTATTTGTTTATTGGGTGTATATTCCAGGTGCGGACGGCCGTGCAGGTTGGTGTGGGGCTTGGGGTGGCTGCTGTGGTTGGATTTGGCATTGCTGCTTTGGCTTCAGCCATCTTTAGTGGTGGGAAGAAGGAGAAGTCAAATAAATGACAATGATATCAACGACAAATGATAATgtgctttttttttctcatctgCAAGCCTCAGCACCCATGTGGAGGGAGCAAGATGTAACCATAGAATGCCCAGTTCTAAAACTGTTCTATTAAGCATTATCCTTTTGAAGTGAACAAAAATGCTTCTCACTGCACTACTCGTATTACACTACTGCTGGCCATCACTGTTTTACTCACGATTAATGCGTAATACATGGAGCACTTGATTTTGTATATTAGCTGGCAGGGATTGCAATGTAAATCTTTTGATTGAATGACTGAACATGATGGCACTAGATTAACATGAGTTGATTTAActgtttttaattttcaaataaaTATTGTACCATGTGTCACTAGATGTTTTGTCATTTTGAAATGTGTTTTGGGTGAAAAACTCcattgaccctaaccctaaattaGGTGGAATTGTATTAACTTGAACATGTTAAATTCTAACAATGAGAAACTGTGGGAAATAGCTTACTCCTCTGTTTGCCTTTTTTAGTCACTTAATTTAGTTGGCATAGTTTATTTTTCTTTTGGAGCTTACATTGTACACAAGTTTCCCCAACTTTACAAAATAATGCATCCGTTCCTCCACTGTCTTTCCTTTGTCACTGAACAAAATAAAACCTCTCAATTTGCAACATAACAAACATACAGCATACAGTTTATCACCTTTCCACTGCCACCCCTGAACAGTGCTGCCATCAAAGAAAGGCACAAATAAAGACCAATGGAAATAACTTTGTTACCCACCCCCGCATACAACCATCCTCACAAATAATCACGGTGCTAAATTTGTATGACTGATAAGATTGTGACTTGAATCCATACAAGAAGGGATCTTCGTGTCTTCTTTGAAATGAAGCATGATGATGAAGCATGATGTAACACCCCATTGCTTGTGAATGGGTCCAGGTGAGTAATTCTGTAGGAGATCCATTCTAAAAACTGagaccatcactgaccctcttaGGGAGGTACAATAGTAAACTGATTGGTTTGAGTTCACACATACAGTTCCACGCATGCATAGACTTGTATTAGTCTTCATCTGTTATTTGTTGCCCTAAAACATTCATAACCCAttctgtgtgtagtatgtgaATGTAATGAATTGAACATTCAGCATCTACCCACTTATATTCCTATACtgggacatatatatatattcatcttTAAAAACAAACTTTTGATTCTTGGTTGTTTTCAGACAAATGTGCATATGTACACTTTACAATGTCAACATTATGGTGGGTTTATCTAAAAACAGATGAGCAATGTGTGTGTTAGATCAATTCCCAGAATAGTCCTATTAATCTCGCCTCGTGGCACGTGTCGCCAGGTCAAACACAGGACTGCATTCACCGTGAGTCTAAGTGCTGTTCTGGAATCAGGCCTTCCTCCCATCTGTGTAATCTCATGACAAAGAACTGATCCCAGATATGCACTGCTACTCAGACTTTGTGAATACAGGGACACAATTCTGCCTCCTCTTTAAGCCAGGGTGCACTTAGTAGCACCATGTGGCAAGGTCCATATTGTTCACATCCTCCTGACCCTCTCCCCATGTTTGTCCTGTCTACTCCCTTTCATGATGGAATGTAGCACCTTCCATACATCCCCACTCCTTGGGGAAGAGTTAAGGTCGAAAAGTCTTTATCGCTCCATGTCCCTTCCTTCCTCGTCTCATAATCCTCAGTCAATTTTCCGCGCCCCCAGTTTGAGGGGACCTTTGACCGCCTTGCGCTCTGCCCGCTTGGCTTCCAGCTCTTTCCTTCGCTCCTCGCGTTTCTTCTTGGCCAGCTCAGCCTTGCTTAGGCCTGTGGAGATGAAAAAAGTACATCTTAGAATAAGAAAATATATCTAATCCTTATTATTCTGACTGAATCCCTGAGGGACTCACCCTGGGCCCCGTCCACCGACTCCCAGCTCTCCTCTGTGCCCCAGTCTCCCGAGGCATCCGCCCCCCAGCTACCCCCAGCCTGCTGGAgaacacagtacacacatggacacagttCTTTAAAAAGTGGACAAACGGTGTACGCCTCCCAGGCCCATCCCTGCCCAGCTCCTCACCGTGGCTGTGGGCGCTGCTCTCTGTGACACGCTGGCGAAGGGGTCGCTGTGACCGGCCCCTTTACTGCTGTCCCAGTCATACTCGCTGGCTAGCCGCACCCCCTCTGGCAGGACGTTCTTGCTGCCTGGGGCgctcgcctcctcctcccagtcgTGGCCCCACCCCTCCTCGCCTGGCGAACTCTGACCCTGCCCGTCAGCCTCCTTCTCGTTGGACCAGCTGTCATCAGCATCCCAGCCAGAGCTGCTCCAATCTGCGCTCGGCTTTTTCATGGCGGAGGAGGAAATTCCAGCCACCTGAACGGCAAGGGAAGTACACAAAAAGTTGCAGTGAACTAGATGCATGACTAATCAATAAACAATTTGCATTCTGCCTCAAAGAATAGAACCCAGGTCAAAAGACAACAACATACTGCTCTCTCGTTGGCCTTCTTTTTGACTGTTGACACTCCCGACCAGTCAGAGGAATTCCAATCATCTGGGTCTGCTGGAACCTTTTCTGGTTCCTGtcagtttgagagagagataagaggctGGTGGAATCATCGCTTTATAGGGACACGCCTCTGGAACCTGAATGTCACATTCCAATGTTACTGAACTATCAGGGCCAACCTGTACCTCAGTCCTCACCTCCAGACTGCCCCagtcctcctcatcatcccacCGGTCACCGATTGGCTCCTCTTCTTTGACTGTTGCAGCAGGAGGGTCTGATTGGTTGCCACTGTTAAAGGCAGCATTTGGGGTCATGGAAGACTGTGGTGGTTTAGCCTCTGGCTCtatgagagggaaacagcagatTTAGAAAAGGGTCTCAATACTAGACAGACAGCACTACAGACCTGCCCTTCAGTTCTGTACTACAGTAGTTAAACAGCAAAGTACTCcagtttgtaaaaaataaaaacatatataGTACTGCCAAGTTAATCAGAAGGTAACAATAGAGGAAAGGTTCTGTAATGGTACAAGTCTACAACAGGTCCTTATGTTGTAGCTACTGCAAGAGGTACAACTAAGTACCAGAGCTGTACTACTCCAGAGGGACTGAGATATGACAAGGCCTCTGGGTCCTTGCTCCAGCCCTCACCTGCAGGTtggggggctgtgtctgtgtcggGGCTCCCCGTGCGAGGGGTGCTGGCGGGGCCACTATCTGTTACTGGggcccctccctctgttcctggAGCGTTCCGGATCAGCTTGGAGGTCAGTGACGACACGCCGGTCACCGCCCATCCTGCCCAGCTGGTCGCCGCCCCTGTTGGCTGCGCCGATGACATCACATCCTTTTCTATAAagttgagggatggagaggtatAAAATACGAAGATTAAAAGGACTGAGGATTGTGTCTTGCATGCTAGTACTAAAAAGGAAAGTAttgggtgtgtgaatgtgtgaccaggctgtttccaagtgtgtgtgcatgtgtgtgtttgtgtaatacaGACCTATGTCTGCCAGTTTGGTTGGGTCTTCAGACACTGTCTCCAGCTTGGTCAGGAAGCTCCTAATGGCCTTAAATGCCTAGAGGAAGGTGGAATGcgagaaaaagaagaaataaaaggtgaggtgaaagagGAGCAGGaatggagagggaaagggacagTGATTGGCCTGACATGTATTGGGCAGGAGGGTAGTGGGGGGGTAGTTAAGGGGTGAAGGTCGGGGTGGTGAGAGTGGCAGTGTAAGGGTTCGAGGGGGGTGTTGGGCGGTCCTCACCTGCTCCCTGACGCTCTTGTCGGGGTCGACGGTGAGGGTGCAGAGTGTGGGCAGGACGCGTGCCGCGCTCTCCATCACGCTGTAGAAGTTGTGCGTGGCGGCGAAGCCCAGCACGCCAGCCGCCCGCGACGCGGGGAAGGGGTCCTTGGTGGCCCGAGAGAAGGCCGAGATCAGCACGCGCTGCCGCGTCtacacagcagaggagagacggATGAGAGGAACgaaaagagaggagtggaagggTGGAGAAAATATATGGAGAGAACGAAAGGGATggattgacagagagagataaaaaattCTTTGTTGCAGCAGGTGTAGTTACCCCGGCGTTGAGGTAGGGGGCGATCTTGCCCAGGCATACAGTGGTGTTGCAGCGGATGGGGCCCTGCTCGTCTCTGGCCTGCAGTCGGGCAAAGTGCCTCATCAGTTCCTGGTTCAGGTTGGCCTCGTTCAGCTTAGGGGCCAACAGCAGCatggactggagagagagagataacatcTCTATTACAACAGCTGGGAGTAGAGAACTCATTGTTGGCCAGATGGCCTTGTATTGGTATTAGAAAGCAAGTAATGCTTAGATGTAGCTGTATACATAGGTTATGACGTGTGAGGGCAGTGGTTTATCCAAACGAGTGTACAGGAACGGATGTATACCTTGACTGTCTGTTCCCTGATGGCAGGGTTGGTGTCTGTGAAGCCATGAACAACATGAGGGAAGATCTGGGAGTTGACTGCCGCCTCGTTCAGATACTGGATAAACTGTTCCATCTGagaacagagggacagaggggaaaaaaagagtcaatggagagggaggcaggaagagaggagattgAGAGGAAAGaaatatagagaaagagagagagagaaagacgcaAGCAGAAGGAGGGTCAGACAGAGTAAGAGACGACCAGGAAATGCAGGAGAGCATCACTACTACTTTAGCAGCCTGTCTCCATGCTCCTGGCTACACGGTCACTAGAAGGTCCGCCATAGCGCAGCGGCCCCAGGTACAgtacctgctgcagcagccgAATCCTCATGGCCCGGTCCGTGGAGGAAAACATCTTCACAATGACAGGAATGATCTTCTGCTGGTACTCGTCCGCCGACAAGAACTTCCCcacctgggagagacagaggagcggGGAGAAGATGAAGtgaaggagcaggggagaccagTCGGCGGCGGTAATCGTTGGCTATTCCCTGTAGGACAGGCCATCTATCTTATACATATTTGTTGATAGACTGTACAGTTCCTAAACAAATATTACTGAGCCTTTATTCAaatgccctcctcctccaaagtCACTAGCGGGGGGAGTGGcagcgtgtgtacgtgtgtgagaaGGGCTTACCTTGAAGAGCGGGGTGAGGACCACGGAGCCGGCGTTGCCAAACTCGAAGGCGGTGAGCAGCTGTGGCAGCACCTTGTGTTTGCAGAAGTCTTCCGGGAAAGAGTCCAGGTTTTCACTCAGGTCCTGGAAGAACTGCTGCTTCTCCGCTGGCTCTTTgatctggaaacacacacacaggatgtacacacacagtaagcaaacattcacatacacactcaagcGGCCTCTCGCAGAGTATCTATATAAGGGCATACCTGCATGGGATTTACGGTATGCATccatgggggaggggtgggggttgtggTCTTTGTTTCCATACCTGGATCTCCTCCAGAAAGAGGTTGCTCTCCACAAAGCTGTTGCTGAGGAAGCCTCCGGGGGAGCGACAGTTCTGGAGGAAGCGGGAGGGGTTGGGCCGGGCCCGGGGGTTAGCCCCCACCAGCTCACAGTAGTGGGGAACCAGAGATTTGGGGACCTGCACTCATGAGTGGGAACATCAGATGAGTATCTCACATGATCTCCCTTTCGCAGAATCTCATGAACTCATTTTGTGCTAtaccatgtttgtgtttttgagaGAAAAACACATGAACATTCTCTGTTGAAATGAACTGTTCAGAATGAGGAGCTGTGTTTGACGGCTGTTGAAAGGGGTTACTAGGACAGGGTGTTTTACCTTTCCCAGGGAGCGCAGGGAGGAGGCTCGGGGCAGCGGCCCATTGAACACCTCCCAGATCAGGCAGCCCAGCCGCCAAACATCCCCTGCCCTGGAAGACACATGGAGCAAAGGTCAAGCAGACTGAACTGTACCAGGATAATGCTCAATATAAATATGGTCCAAAATAAATGTACAGGTGTGACTCCAAGTCATTTGTAAATTGAGGAGTAAACCTCTGTAGTAAATTACAGAGACTCTGTAGTACAAAACATCAGACTATTTTTCCCTCTCACCATTTTTCACCACCACTGTTGGGCGATTCAGGAGGGTCGTATTTCTCCATGTCAGTTTGAACTGTCTTCGGGTGTGGAAGTGCGGAGGAGCCGTCCCCCTGCTCCGGGGTCATGTGGTCCAGCCCGCCCAGCTTCCACTCGCCGGCCCGATCCACAAACACTGCCCACATCCCCAGGTTGTTGTGGAGCAGGTGGCAGTCGTTCACCAGGAAGCTCAGAGCTTTCTACGAGGGGAACGACAGTTTATCAATGTGGCTTAAAGAGAGAGTGGCGTGAAATGGTGAGAATGCAAGATGCATCAAGTAGCAAAAGATGgtttaatccccccccccccccccctcccccccaattcACTGACCACAATCTGATGGAGCCCCCAGGACACCTCCAGCTCCCCAGAGCCTCCCCTCTCAGCCTGGGCCTTGAGGTGGGCAGCCAGCGGTGTCACCTGCTCCGTCACCAGGTAGAGGCTCTTCTCGGTCTGCAAGGCAATCGTATCGCAGCGTTCATGCTTTGtgtcactgcatcactggctTCCTCTCTCATTTGACCTCTTTGGCAGCTCCAGTATAATAAATACTGCTTTACCAAGATCAGACACTGTTAGTACAGTTCAGTTTATGCTTTTTCTGGGTTGTCCTCCATCACTATGTGAAAGATCAACACCCTTTTGGAAATTTGCacatggaggagcagagaggggataTAGCCAAGAAGGAAACACAGACGAGACAGCTGGAAAAGGAATTGAATTGTATTTGTGTGGGGATTATGAGATGGTATGACACAATCAGCCCTGTGGCTGAAACCACAAAGACACTACTGCATCCTCACTTGATGGTGGAGGACAGTAGGGATGGGGAGCTAGCTGTTGTAGTTTTTGACTTACTCACCTCAATCTGCGCAAACAAATGCAGAAAGAAAGATACAGGGGGACACTGAGATGAAGGTGACAGAAACATACTTGGTCTGATTCCAATTTACTTTTGATTCATGCATGATCTAATATTTGCTGAATAGGTCATTAAACTCAGCGGTCTGATACTTGATGAGCTACCACCATAatacaggtccacacacacacctctagtcCATCCACATAGGCCAGAATGTTGGGGTGCCGGAGGGTCTTCATTCGTTTGAAGGCAGACTTGGCTAGCTGGGTTTGTTCCTCTGTACCCTGGGCAACTTCATAGACGAACACTGACACTGGCTCCCCACCGGTCTGGAGAAAGCGGATGGGGGTTCATTGTTTAAGGTGTGTGTCAATTACATTTAATGTCACCTGACAGCCCAAACTCTTAAATACACAGAAAATACACAGTGCACACTTCATGGTTACAATAACATTTCTTCTTCAAAGTACGAACACATGGTATGTTCAGAAAATGAGATATAGATACTAAATAGATCCTGTTAAAACGGTGCTTCGTATTAAAATGTAGCCAAAGCTCGCTGCCCATATTAAGAGGGATGGATGCTCGGCTAGACAGTTCTGTTGTTAATTAGCATCTACATAGAGATGGTCTAGCAGCTAATCTACATGTATGTGTAACGCAAGTTACGGCCTAGGGGACTGGATAAATTCCATGGTGGAGTCCATGGTTTAAAAGCTTGTCAAAAGCATTAAGACAATAAGTGGTGGCTAGCTAATAGTGGCTACAACTGGTACACATTGACGTGGCGAGAAATACGTGGCTATCTTGCATGCAAGCTACAACAGCTTCCTTGCTAGCTAGACTCGTTGTAATcaaatattactttttttaaatgttacaaACTAGCTTCATATATGTTATGAAGAGGCGGTTCGCTAGGTAGTTTTACTTTTAACACAAAAATGTGTCTCAGAACGACCTGACTTGCACATATCGAAGACTGCGATGGTGGTTAGCTAGCCTAGTAGTAGTAggtaaatagctagctagcttcatgcTATCCGTATTCATCATACTAACTACACTGATAGAGCAAAGGCCTTGGTCGAAGCAGCGTTTATTGCTTCGTTCACTCCGGACCTCACCTTTCGCTTTCCCCGGTGGAGAGTCCATATCCCGGAGGATTCTTGTGTGTCGGGCAAAATTTCATAATTGAAGTCTTTGACAGGATCCCTAGCAAAAAAGGACcacatctctcctttctttctgccTCATGAAGCACACAGCTATTATCGCGAAATCTGGTATGGATACTAGCTGCTGGCTAATGCGGCTAAGCAAGCTACTGTACTGGTACTGCAACTAACATCACACGATTGTTTTCGCCGGTAGAGGGAGCCGAAATGTTTTCTTTCTGTAATAATTCTAAGATACAGCTAGTGTACTTCTCATACTGGTGTTAATGCTGATAGTGTATACTTCACCCATGGACGGCTTGTACTCAGGCCTGTGTTTATTTTAAAGTGTTGCAGATGTAACACGTATCACCTACATAAACTGTAAAATTCCCATGATTCAGTTATGGTTGAAACATGTAGCTAGTGTATTTCGATTGTTGTACCACCATCTTactcaaaagtgaactatttggGAGGCCTTCCACAATATATTTCGGTATGTGATGTATAGTATAAACATTGATCTTAGTTAAGGCaagatataaaaaaagaaaatgtagcTTTGACACGTAACCACGGTTTAAGTTAAGTTTTATTCACTCACATGCATATATTGGATCACAAAAGCAGCATCAGTTGTGCAACATCATCTTACATGAGTTCAAGGTTTAATGGTCCATCAAATTGTTGCATAATCATGTAATATTTAACATACATGTACAAAATGCTTTCAACTTCACAAATGACCTTAAATTAAGGACAGATTATCATTTCACACATCAAGGTTGcacaatttatttttattgtccATTGATGCATTCATTACTTCATTGAAACAGTCACTTAGCATGAACCCATGAGACAACTAAGCTATAGGGATCCCAAACCAAGTAGTCCTCACAAGTCAATTTGTTAGCTACATTCCTATATTCCTTCAGATAGCTCAACCATGTCTGACAGCAGGATTAAAAGCAAAGACACcgcagggaattgaaccccaTCCTGAGAAACCAGGAGTGCCACCACCGGAGTCTTTTGCTTTTTTTTTGCCGTTTTAACAGGATAAAAAGCAAAACCTGGAGGAACATGACCCGAGAGTCTGTTCCTCCAGGAAAAGAAAAACCCTTAATCCCTGCTGCATTTCTACTTTCTTGCGAAGGACTGGCTTTTCTGCGAGCCTGTAACTAGAGGAAAAGACAACTGCAGTTTCCCCATCCCCGGCAAACCCCCAAAAGACACTGCATTGTTGGACAATTACGCATGAATTCCTGTAGCAATACAAGATGTTGCAGTAATCTTTCATAAATTCACTTATCAAATGAAATTCATCCATTGGGCTGGCGAGGTCGAGCCGTGTGTGGTTAGCTTTTGTTGCTGGAATGAAAAGAGGGACAATTTataccccaacccctcccctaCATAACCCAACACTTCAAAAATAATTTCTGTATCCCTACCAAGACTTCAGACAACATGGCTGTTCAGATCTTTGGTATGGTTGTCATCTACTGTGACAGAAAATCGGTACCAACACCACCTGCAGTGCGCATTACTCCTCCAGAAGACAATCAAGGGCTTTACTCTAGGTACTGGACACACCAAGAACACACGACGCACATCCCACGCATCCCTGTAGCAGTTAGCTGGCGCAGTAGTGATTTTAAGTTGAATCAAGAGGCAtctgaaaggaagagagaaagtgttGCCCCACCCCGCACCCCCGACTACTGCAATCTGCCTTACAGGTTTAGCCATTTGGAAATGGACTAGGGAACACTGGTGTACTTTATGATCATACGGTTATGCAGAGCTGATGTGCATGCAGAGTTAAGGAGTTGTTACACATAACCATGGTATGTTAACATCGAGGGAACCAAAATCACTTAACTTGGTGACCATGAAACAGAAGTGATGCTCAATTAGCAGCAAGACAAGCTTGTGACGCGATCTGAAAGTGACTGGATTTCTCAGTTTCCCACCACGCAGTTGGAGAATCCCAGATGCCAATTCAAGACAATTTAGGTTGGGAAATTTGACCTGAGAAACCAAAAGGGAAAGGAAaagaggcacacagacacacaggaacgtCCGTGAAGGATCTCAGGGGAAGGGTCACTTAAGCTCAAGCGCACAGGAGTTGGTACTTCATTCAGGGGCCACACATTCATATGCTGACAGCTCCCAACGACGGCTTTGCATTCAGGTGCAGGCGCAATCGGAGTGGACAGACGAGTGGATCTGAAACAAAGATTGAcctacagaaaacacacactcctcccaccACACAGTACTCATCTCAGGTAGATGGCATTCTTCCTTTGGGTTTTTGCAATTCTGCAAGATTAAAAAGCAAAGACACCCTTTTGCCCACCCTCACAGCATCAAAATCCATTCCATTATAGTAGGGTTTACTTTCTGAAAGCTTCAGAGTGGTAGCTGGTTTCCAGTTAATCTTTGTCACAAGACTTaaagctttaaaaaaagaaagcacAGCAATTTCCACATTCCATGAGTAGTGTGCAGCTGTTTCATTGCAAGTAGTAGCTTTACTGGTCAAGAGCAATGAGGGCAGTTGAGCCCCATTCGTTTGATGGTGTCACTGATTCAAAATAGCCTTCCTACTTTCGGATCAACATAAGCTGCATATGACTTATCTGCCTTCACTTTCCACCATGTAAGAGCTGCCATCCAGCCCAGGTCACATCCGTGCTCTAAAAGCTCCAAGCTTACCTGAAAAAGCACAAGAAAAGCCCACAGACAAGCCCCAATCCCCAAAAGAACAAATGCATACCAAAATGTATTTCAATCACAACAAGCTATGCATTTATTATCCAGTTATAAATCCTTTACAGATGGTCACTACAGTACAAAGGCATAATTAAGGCATATAGCCAGAAATTTGATATAAAGTTAAGTGTAAAACATTGATAAGACACCTTACGTGACGTTTGAAGCGCAAGTAACCCTTTACATACAATGAGTTAGGAGTTCCTGACGGTCTTGTGTATTGGAAAGCGCACAGGACACAGCAcactgtaaaatgcaaagaggAAAACAAGCCTTCCACCATCCCCCCCTCAGACAATTCAACCACCCCACTTGTCAATCCATCCCCAAAATTGCCAAAAAGCACTACCAATACAGTATGAGCAATTAGATTGAAGTCAAATATGAAACATTAAAAACCACATAAGGGACAACCAACCGCCATAGGAAATATTTAAATACCACAGGCCTCTACGCGAAGGCTTTTCTCCCTAGAGGTTGTTGACGTGGACTCTTGGACGCTTGCTTTGAGGGGTGGGTCATTTACAATAATCTGGAAAAGTCACAATTAAGCAGTCCCCCTGACCCCCGCAAACCCCATATTCAACTGAGATTCCAGGACAGTATTGAAATGATATCCAATATAAAGTTACTTGTTACCACACTCCCTGGGAGTACACCTTGAGCCGAAAACGATATGGCACACATCTGGCTAGACCGGGTGACAATGGAGACCATTTAGTTGCTACATGGAGTGGCTACACCACATGGCAAAACGTCCATCCAATTATGACAGGGAGCACCCGGTCGGTTCCTCCCCCAAAGCTCAATTCAGAGCTTTAAAACGCCACCTCTACACCAAGCTGTGAAGTCTAGGAAGAGATTTGGATTAacaccccacagccccccctcccagttTCCCCAACGCCATACACCCAATCACAGTACATTTGAACCAACACTTAAATTGTATGCAAGTACAGTCAGACGATTGACTTTGCTACATAAGAGCAGTACAAAATACCTTCCTAAAATCCTGTAACGCAGTGGTTTCCCTTGATCCCATCCTTAGAAAAATCGTTAGCATGTTGAGCTCGGCTTGATTGGATTAAGGTGCGTTACTACAGAGAGGGACTCCCTCAGACGGCCAGCCTGAGTTGAGCCTGTGAAAAGAGAACT is part of the Osmerus eperlanus chromosome 13, fOsmEpe2.1, whole genome shotgun sequence genome and harbors:
- the scyl1 gene encoding N-terminal kinase-like protein isoform X1, whose translation is MWSFFARDPVKDFNYEILPDTQESSGIWTLHRGKRKTGGEPVSVFVYEVAQGTEEQTQLAKSAFKRMKTLRHPNILAYVDGLETEKSLYLVTEQVTPLAAHLKAQAERGGSGELEVSWGLHQIVKALSFLVNDCHLLHNNLGMWAVFVDRAGEWKLGGLDHMTPEQGDGSSALPHPKTVQTDMEKYDPPESPNSGGEKWAGDVWRLGCLIWEVFNGPLPRASSLRSLGKVPKSLVPHYCELVGANPRARPNPSRFLQNCRSPGGFLSNSFVESNLFLEEIQIKEPAEKQQFFQDLSENLDSFPEDFCKHKVLPQLLTAFEFGNAGSVVLTPLFKVGKFLSADEYQQKIIPVIVKMFSSTDRAMRIRLLQQMEQFIQYLNEAAVNSQIFPHVVHGFTDTNPAIREQTVKSMLLLAPKLNEANLNQELMRHFARLQARDEQGPIRCNTTVCLGKIAPYLNAGTRQRVLISAFSRATKDPFPASRAAGVLGFAATHNFYSVMESAARVLPTLCTLTVDPDKSVREQAFKAIRSFLTKLETVSEDPTKLADIEKDVMSSAQPTGAATSWAGWAVTGVSSLTSKLIRNAPGTEGGAPVTDSGPASTPRTGSPDTDTAPQPAEPEAKPPQSSMTPNAAFNSGNQSDPPAATVKEEEPIGDRWDDEEDWGSLEVRTEEPEKVPADPDDWNSSDWSGVSTVKKKANERAVAGISSSAMKKPSADWSSSGWDADDSWSNEKEADGQGQSSPGEEGWGHDWEEEASAPGSKNVLPEGVRLASEYDWDSSKGAGHSDPFASVSQRAAPTATQAGGSWGADASGDWGTEESWESVDGAQGLSKAELAKKKREERRKELEAKRAERKAVKGPLKLGARKID